A window of the Aquarana catesbeiana isolate 2022-GZ linkage group LG05, ASM4218655v1, whole genome shotgun sequence genome harbors these coding sequences:
- the LOC141145946 gene encoding uncharacterized protein — MDPDLHNLLVRLLWKDQEGRNHLVSDIRSHPFFKTIDWAELEGRKSDEPPESEPIYEEPSNNSMPLNEFIKTLDREAPISPYEQEYFTGFSYMSDSLMMSPMELFSPPPSSPEKPNFADCSDESELQREEPMDWDPILSLKIQRPVPTPMENHYKDALQQLAELMVVYQPPPAVRQENLFTPWPMHYEEAHKNPKEPEEPNNIYDFGYKRVSQIQQPPQDFFPMAYNQENLFTPWPMYHEEAHNNLIEPEEQNNIYDFGCKRVSQIQEPPQDFFPTAYSQENLFTPWPMYHEEAHNNVIEPEAQQHLCDIFLPPERQDSGLTPWPCIMRRLMTTS, encoded by the exons ATGGACCCTGACCTCCATAACCTCTTAGTTAGG CTTCTGTGGAAAGACCAAGAGGGCCGAAACCATCTAGTCAGTGACATCAGGAGCCATCCGTTCTTCAAGACTATCGACTGGGCAGAGTTAGAGGGAAGAAAGTCAGACGAGCCACCTGAATCTGAACCA ATTTATGAGGAACCATCAAATAACAGCATGCCATTGAATGAATTTATCAAAACCCTGGACCGGGAGGCTCCAATATCACCATATGAGCAGGagtatttcacaggcttttcaTACATGAGCGACAGTTTGATGATGTCACCAATGGAGTTATTTTCACCTCCACCATCATCGCCAGAGAAGCCTAATTTCGCTGACTGTAGTGATGAGAGTGAGCTTCAGAGGGAGGAACCAATGGACTGGGATCCAATATTATCATTGAAGATCCAGAGACCAGTACCGACTCCAATGGAGAACCATTATAAAGATGCTCTTCAACAATTGGCAGAGCTAATGGTCGTTTATCAGCCACCACCAGCGGTCAGACAGGAGAATCTCTTCACACCCTGGCCAATGCATTACGAGGAGGCTCATAAGAACCCAAAAGAGCCTGAGGAGCCTAATAATATCTATGACTTTGGCTACAAGAGAGTTAGTCAGATTCAGCAGCCACCTCAGGACTTCTTCCCAATGGCATACAACCAGGAGAATCTCTTTACACCGTGGCCGATGTACCATGAAGAAGCTCATAACAACCTCATAGAGCCAGAGGAGCAGAATAATATCTATGACTTTGGCTGCAAGAGAGTTAGTCAGATTCAGGAGCCACCACAGGACTTCTTCCCAACGGCATACAGCCAGGAGAATCTCTTTACACCATGGCCGATGTACCATGAAGAGGCTCATAACAACGTCATAGAGCCAGAGGCGCAGCAACACCTATGTGACATATTTCTACCACCAGAGAGACAGGACAGTGGACTTACACCCTGGCCCTGTATTATGAGGAGGCTCATGACAACATCATAG